A single window of Rubripirellula lacrimiformis DNA harbors:
- a CDS encoding VanZ family protein: MRPVTKISLLGIRLAIIALAIYWIAIFTGTHLPAVSDFSPRMNDKIKHFSAFFGLATLLCYSTTSSNLVKRFGTIAAVIAVYAAFDEFTQQFIPGRTADPYDFIADMAGALTAIAVYIVVRWMLASKRTPAV, translated from the coding sequence ATGCGCCCGGTCACAAAAATATCGCTGCTGGGAATCCGGTTGGCCATCATTGCGCTGGCGATCTACTGGATCGCAATTTTTACCGGCACCCACCTACCGGCGGTCTCGGACTTCTCACCGCGAATGAACGACAAGATCAAGCACTTTTCGGCGTTCTTCGGGCTGGCCACTCTGTTGTGCTATTCCACCACGTCATCGAACTTGGTCAAGCGTTTCGGGACGATCGCTGCCGTGATCGCGGTCTACGCTGCGTTCGATGAATTCACACAGCAGTTCATTCCGGGACGGACAGCCGATCCGTACGATTTCATTGCAGACATGGCAGGCGCTCTGACCGCGATCGCGGTCTACATCGTCGTTCGCTGGATGCTGGCATCCAAACGCACCCCGGCGGTTTGA
- a CDS encoding DUF1080 domain-containing protein yields the protein MNRFICCVLFFALLATTGVLNADQPPVSDPKTTTEPKTKPGNSSATPSTEWRELKGSWKAAQFGGDGPIEIKGNSIKMGVGDPLTGVHWTGDAAKDSFEIELEARRTDGFDFFCGLTFPVGDSHVTYVLGGWGGGVVGISNIDGMDASENEQTYYQTFDMNRWYKVRVRVDPHQIQCWIDDKISVEQPRLNHTFDLRFGMELCEPIGLAAYQCDAEYRKIRVRTLSKAELAEAKKAADLRASEDE from the coding sequence GTGAATCGATTTATCTGCTGTGTCCTGTTTTTCGCGCTGCTGGCGACTACCGGTGTCCTAAACGCCGATCAGCCGCCTGTATCGGATCCGAAAACTACGACAGAACCAAAGACCAAGCCGGGAAACTCGTCCGCGACCCCGTCCACCGAGTGGCGGGAGCTGAAGGGATCGTGGAAAGCAGCTCAGTTCGGTGGCGACGGACCCATCGAAATCAAAGGCAACTCGATCAAGATGGGCGTGGGGGATCCGTTGACGGGAGTTCATTGGACGGGGGATGCAGCCAAGGACAGCTTCGAGATCGAACTGGAAGCACGCCGCACCGATGGGTTCGATTTCTTTTGTGGATTGACCTTCCCCGTGGGGGATAGCCATGTGACCTATGTCCTAGGCGGATGGGGGGGCGGCGTCGTCGGGATCAGCAATATCGACGGGATGGACGCCAGCGAAAACGAACAAACCTATTACCAAACCTTCGATATGAATCGTTGGTACAAAGTCCGCGTGCGTGTGGACCCGCATCAGATCCAGTGCTGGATCGATGACAAAATCTCGGTCGAACAGCCACGCTTGAATCACACGTTCGATCTGCGATTCGGGATGGAACTATGCGAACCGATCGGGCTAGCGGCGTACCAGTGCGACGCAGAGTATCGGAAAATTCGCGTTCGGACCCTCTCGAAGGCCGAATTGGCCGAGGCAAAAAAGGCCGCCGATTTGCGAGCGAGTGAAGATGAGTAG
- a CDS encoding asparagine synthase-related protein, translating to MELIDRVVNLLDPAGDVLLGTTRDQANAAVRSGSVEAIRQIGGQFAILQQSGKTIRMARSIGRPMRYFLAKRAEGPALIVAERMDEIASQLDKEGLADQFRAAYTRMVPAHHLLELQLVGCPDPNPKLHRYFSPQRNRLPANIDAIGQAYIGKLAESIDAWLDSIPADEPIGLMFSGGVDSGAVLIVTDFLIRRRGQSSSRLKAFTLSVDGDASDPRQASQFLKAVDREMLLEIVSVPRSALSWRDAIGVTEDYKPLDIQSATMGLALLREVRRRYPEWRYLIDGDGGDENLKDYPIEENPELTIRSVLGNRMLYQEGWGVDAVKHSLTYSGGQSRGHVRTSAPATKLGFRGFSPFAVPDVIEAAEAIPFVELTDWDHQRLYGLKGQVVAAGVRQITGTEMPVFPKQRFQRGAVDGATFDSLFPQDDREYRKAFDELFSQPPIANR from the coding sequence ATGGAGTTGATTGACCGGGTCGTCAATCTGCTGGATCCGGCCGGTGACGTTCTATTGGGGACCACCCGAGATCAGGCCAATGCGGCTGTCCGCAGCGGCAGTGTCGAAGCGATCCGCCAAATTGGGGGCCAGTTCGCGATTCTGCAGCAATCCGGAAAGACGATTCGGATGGCTCGATCGATCGGACGACCAATGCGTTATTTTTTGGCCAAGCGAGCCGAAGGGCCGGCTTTGATCGTCGCGGAACGGATGGACGAGATCGCTAGCCAGTTGGACAAGGAAGGGTTGGCCGATCAGTTCCGCGCTGCTTACACGCGAATGGTCCCGGCCCACCACCTGTTGGAACTGCAATTGGTCGGCTGCCCCGATCCCAATCCGAAACTGCACCGCTATTTTTCGCCACAACGCAATCGTTTGCCTGCGAACATCGACGCGATCGGCCAAGCGTACATCGGTAAATTGGCCGAATCGATCGACGCGTGGTTGGACAGCATCCCCGCCGACGAGCCGATCGGTTTGATGTTCAGCGGTGGCGTGGACAGCGGCGCGGTGCTGATCGTGACCGATTTCTTGATCCGTCGCCGCGGACAATCTTCGTCGCGTCTCAAAGCGTTTACATTGTCGGTCGATGGCGATGCTTCGGACCCGCGACAAGCGTCGCAGTTCTTGAAGGCCGTTGACCGTGAAATGCTGCTGGAAATCGTTTCGGTGCCTCGATCTGCGTTGTCGTGGCGCGACGCGATCGGTGTGACCGAGGACTACAAGCCGTTGGATATCCAATCGGCAACCATGGGATTGGCCCTGTTGCGTGAAGTCCGCCGGCGGTACCCCGAATGGCGTTATCTGATCGATGGCGATGGTGGCGACGAAAACCTGAAGGACTACCCCATCGAAGAAAATCCCGAACTGACGATCCGCAGCGTGCTGGGCAATCGCATGCTGTATCAAGAAGGTTGGGGCGTCGATGCGGTCAAGCATTCCTTGACCTATAGCGGCGGTCAAAGTCGGGGGCATGTGCGAACCAGTGCGCCCGCGACGAAGCTAGGGTTTCGCGGATTCAGTCCCTTTGCGGTGCCCGACGTGATCGAAGCGGCCGAGGCGATTCCGTTTGTCGAACTGACGGACTGGGATCACCAACGCTTGTACGGGCTGAAAGGCCAGGTCGTCGCAGCAGGCGTGCGACAGATCACTGGTACGGAAATGCCCGTCTTTCCTAAGCAACGGTTTCAGCGAGGGGCGGTCGACGGCGCTACCTTTGATTCCCTGTTCCCCCAAGACGATCGCGAATATCGCAAAGCCTTTGACGAGCTGTTTTCGCAGCCGCCAATCGCAAACCGCTAA
- a CDS encoding aminotransferase class I/II-fold pyridoxal phosphate-dependent enzyme, with translation MNRSVDLQTYFGTHSPPRDHFISVLEHWAEHRPNDTAYYFTDVESVEQRLTYAQLWDQVQSLAGHMQSACRVRAGDRILLVYPPGLEFVVGFFACHAAGAIAVPAYPPRRNRKASRIRSIVVDANARWALSTRSMVEQLSGDQQHDDLIGVQLLGTDDPEIRDAAAWRRPKLSEHSLAVLQYTSGSTGSPKGVMLNHRNLIANSELILEAFDPPEHFTGMSWLPTYHDMGLVGGVLMPLYTGRTNVLMSPMTFLQRPARWLQGISKYGVTISGGPNFSYQLCADKIQDSELEGVDLSKWAIAFNGAEPIRPSTLQDFAKRFAKQGFNPAASLPCYGMAETTLIVTGGPTTPRPVTTTFDGRGLEEKIVRPVAADHSSARALVGCGAVLKNETVIIVDPETREQLPSDSIGEIWVQSDSVGQGYYRRKEASEQTFRATTMDGEGPFLRTGDLGFLYNGQLYVSGRLKDMIIVRGVNRYPQDIEETVELASEAVQAGSVGAVAMEHDGREQLVIVAETVRARDLDWDMHIQAIRRAVTAEHELPPDAVYLVRNSSIPKTSSGKIQRHACLHSVRDGDLKLIAKWVRWEESGGNGFSDAAPMMQAASASGSEKVNPADISGPIVEVIGHHVRRVAGERAGALNLETNIVLDLGLDSLERLEIARKLERTFGGRFPEQVLDEIETIGQTALAIQRYLPPGGEARAEALLRGEFTDDDSATEGRASSERNGQATETVEAEDSIEQFAEYRRLKTTMRQMLMTGVPNPFFTVHDGIVGDKTIVDGRELISFASYNYLGLSGHPDVSEAASAAVRKYGTSVSASRLVSGEKPIHGQLEKLIARWIGVDNSILMVGGHATNETTIGHLVGAGDLIVHDALSHNSIVQGALLSGARRRPFPHNDYAALDRMLGEIRGQYRRVLIVIEGVYSMDGDYSDLPKFIEVKKKHRAMLMVDEAHSFGTMGETGRGMAEHFGVDARDVDIWMGTLSKSAASCGGYIAGSDALVELLRYTAPGFVFSVGMPPAQVAAAMAAIETLEREPERVQRLRRQSDLFLSLCREAGLDTGDSSGTPVVPVITGNSMVALRLSNRLKADGINVQPILYPAVDESAARLRFFITSEHTDEQIRFTVAKTAEHMQELSVGSLELEVKS, from the coding sequence GTGAATCGGTCCGTGGACTTGCAGACGTATTTCGGCACGCATTCGCCCCCGAGAGATCATTTCATCTCGGTGCTGGAGCATTGGGCAGAACATCGCCCCAATGACACCGCGTACTACTTTACCGACGTTGAATCGGTCGAGCAGCGATTGACGTACGCCCAGTTGTGGGACCAAGTCCAATCCTTGGCCGGTCACATGCAATCGGCCTGTCGGGTCCGAGCGGGCGATCGAATCCTGCTGGTCTATCCACCGGGGCTGGAATTTGTGGTCGGCTTTTTTGCCTGTCACGCCGCCGGCGCCATCGCAGTCCCGGCCTACCCGCCACGGCGCAATCGCAAAGCATCGCGTATTCGTTCGATCGTGGTCGACGCCAACGCACGTTGGGCCTTATCGACGCGCAGCATGGTGGAACAACTCTCGGGCGACCAACAGCACGACGACTTGATCGGCGTCCAACTATTGGGAACCGACGATCCGGAAATCCGAGACGCCGCGGCTTGGCGACGACCGAAACTAAGCGAGCACTCGCTGGCCGTGCTGCAGTATACCAGCGGTTCGACCGGTTCCCCCAAGGGGGTGATGCTGAATCATCGCAATCTGATCGCCAACAGCGAGCTGATCCTAGAAGCCTTTGATCCGCCCGAACACTTCACAGGCATGAGCTGGTTGCCGACGTACCACGACATGGGATTGGTCGGCGGCGTGCTGATGCCGCTGTACACCGGTCGTACGAACGTGTTGATGAGCCCGATGACATTCTTGCAGCGGCCAGCCCGTTGGCTGCAAGGGATCTCGAAGTACGGCGTGACGATCAGCGGCGGACCGAACTTTTCGTACCAGCTTTGCGCCGACAAGATCCAGGACTCGGAACTGGAAGGCGTCGATCTGTCGAAGTGGGCGATTGCGTTCAATGGTGCCGAACCGATCCGGCCATCCACGTTGCAAGACTTTGCCAAACGATTCGCAAAGCAGGGCTTCAATCCGGCCGCGTCGCTGCCCTGTTACGGGATGGCGGAAACCACGTTGATCGTGACCGGCGGACCAACCACACCGCGTCCGGTCACGACCACCTTCGACGGTCGCGGTCTGGAAGAAAAGATCGTGCGCCCGGTCGCTGCCGATCACTCCTCCGCTCGCGCCTTGGTCGGTTGTGGCGCGGTACTGAAAAACGAAACGGTGATCATCGTCGATCCAGAAACTCGCGAGCAATTGCCAAGCGACTCGATCGGCGAAATTTGGGTCCAAAGCGACTCGGTCGGCCAAGGCTACTATCGCCGCAAAGAAGCGTCCGAGCAGACGTTTCGGGCGACCACGATGGACGGCGAAGGACCATTCCTGCGCACCGGTGACCTGGGCTTTCTGTACAACGGACAACTTTACGTTTCCGGCCGCTTGAAGGACATGATCATTGTTCGCGGCGTCAATCGGTATCCGCAAGACATCGAAGAGACCGTCGAACTAGCGTCCGAAGCCGTCCAAGCCGGTTCGGTCGGCGCGGTGGCGATGGAACATGATGGACGAGAACAATTGGTGATCGTGGCCGAAACCGTCCGCGCCCGTGACTTGGACTGGGACATGCACATCCAGGCCATCCGTCGCGCCGTGACGGCTGAACACGAATTGCCGCCGGATGCCGTCTACCTGGTGCGCAACAGCAGCATCCCCAAGACCAGCAGCGGCAAGATTCAACGCCACGCCTGTCTGCACTCGGTCCGCGATGGTGACTTGAAACTGATCGCCAAGTGGGTCCGCTGGGAAGAATCCGGGGGCAACGGATTTTCCGATGCCGCCCCGATGATGCAGGCCGCATCGGCGAGTGGGTCCGAAAAAGTCAATCCTGCCGATATCAGTGGCCCGATCGTCGAAGTGATCGGACACCACGTGCGCCGCGTAGCAGGTGAACGCGCCGGTGCCCTGAACCTGGAAACCAACATCGTTTTGGATCTCGGCTTGGACAGCCTAGAACGGCTGGAGATCGCTCGAAAATTAGAACGAACCTTCGGCGGCCGTTTTCCTGAACAAGTGCTGGACGAAATCGAAACCATCGGACAGACCGCGCTCGCGATCCAGCGATACCTTCCGCCCGGCGGCGAAGCCCGTGCCGAAGCGCTGCTGCGTGGTGAGTTCACCGACGACGATTCCGCCACCGAGGGCCGCGCGTCGTCCGAACGAAATGGGCAGGCGACCGAAACGGTCGAAGCCGAAGACAGCATCGAACAGTTTGCCGAATACCGTCGACTGAAGACGACGATGCGACAGATGTTGATGACGGGTGTTCCGAACCCCTTCTTCACCGTTCATGACGGAATCGTGGGTGACAAGACCATCGTTGACGGTCGCGAACTGATCAGCTTTGCCAGCTACAACTACCTGGGACTCAGCGGACACCCCGATGTTTCCGAGGCGGCCTCGGCAGCGGTTCGGAAGTATGGGACCAGTGTGTCGGCCAGCCGTTTGGTTTCTGGTGAAAAACCGATTCACGGACAACTGGAAAAATTGATCGCACGATGGATCGGAGTCGACAACTCGATCCTGATGGTGGGCGGTCACGCCACCAACGAAACCACGATTGGCCACTTGGTGGGTGCGGGCGATTTGATTGTGCACGATGCCCTGTCACACAACAGTATCGTGCAAGGCGCCCTGCTGTCGGGCGCTCGGCGGCGACCGTTTCCGCACAACGACTATGCAGCGTTGGACCGCATGCTGGGCGAGATTCGCGGACAGTACCGACGGGTGCTGATCGTGATCGAAGGCGTCTACAGCATGGACGGCGACTATTCGGATCTGCCCAAGTTCATCGAAGTCAAGAAGAAGCATCGCGCCATGTTGATGGTCGACGAAGCCCACAGTTTTGGCACGATGGGCGAAACCGGACGCGGGATGGCCGAACACTTTGGCGTCGATGCTCGCGATGTCGACATTTGGATGGGCACCCTCAGCAAGAGCGCGGCGTCCTGCGGCGGATACATCGCCGGCAGTGATGCCTTGGTCGAACTGCTGCGTTACACCGCCCCCGGCTTTGTGTTCAGCGTCGGCATGCCCCCGGCACAAGTCGCCGCTGCAATGGCTGCGATCGAAACGCTTGAACGTGAACCCGAACGCGTTCAACGACTGCGCCGGCAAAGCGATCTGTTCCTGTCGCTATGCCGCGAAGCAGGCCTGGATACCGGTGACAGCAGTGGCACGCCGGTGGTTCCCGTCATCACGGGCAATTCGATGGTCGCGCTTCGATTGTCGAACCGGTTGAAAGCAGACGGGATCAACGTGCAACCGATCCTGTATCCGGCCGTGGATGAATCCGCCGCTCGATTGCGATTCTTCATCACCAGCGAACATACCGACGAACAAATTCGGTTCACCGTCGCCAAGACCGCCGAACACATGCAAGAGCTAAGCGTGGGAAGTTTGGAACTGGAAGTGAAGAGCTAG
- the tadA gene encoding tRNA adenosine(34) deaminase TadA, producing MSSEDAELLAQFDAHWMQRAMEQAYAAATADEVPVGAVILRDGEMIAAAANQRESLHDPTAHAEMIAITQAAAAIDDWRLERCTLYVTLEPCLMCAGAIVQSRIPRIVFGAADPKGGAVQSLYQVLTDPRLNHQCLVTSGVMADQAGRVLTEFFASKRAMGKK from the coding sequence ATGAGTAGCGAAGATGCAGAGTTGCTGGCCCAGTTTGACGCCCACTGGATGCAGCGGGCGATGGAACAGGCCTATGCCGCCGCGACGGCGGACGAGGTCCCGGTCGGGGCGGTCATCCTGCGTGATGGTGAAATGATCGCCGCAGCGGCCAATCAACGTGAATCCCTGCACGACCCCACCGCGCACGCCGAGATGATCGCGATCACTCAGGCCGCCGCCGCCATCGACGATTGGCGACTGGAACGGTGCACGTTGTACGTCACGTTGGAACCCTGTTTGATGTGCGCCGGTGCGATCGTGCAGTCACGTATCCCCCGGATCGTGTTCGGTGCCGCTGACCCCAAGGGCGGCGCCGTCCAGAGTCTGTACCAGGTGCTGACCGATCCACGGCTGAACCACCAATGCTTGGTGACGTCCGGCGTCATGGCTGATCAGGCGGGACGTGTACTGACCGAGTTTTTTGCGTCCAAGCGGGCGATGGGAAAGAAGTAG